The Rhipicephalus sanguineus isolate Rsan-2018 chromosome 4, BIME_Rsan_1.4, whole genome shotgun sequence DNA window GTCGGGTAGTAGAGGCCACCCCTGTCTTGGGGGGAAATCAGCCCATCCACAGCAGAGTTTCCTTTTGCTTTCCTAACTAAAGACACACAGTTCTCACACGCACTTCTTTCGCTCACTGCGCGAGCTATGTAGCCCCCAACAAGTGCTATGGCTGCCATATCGGGAGTCGGCAAAAAAGGCTTCGATGACAAGCAAACTTCTCGCAGCGTTTGTTGCGCCCTTTTGGTGTTCGCACAGACAGCTACTGTGCTGCCCCTCACTTCACTTCCACGAACAGCCCGGGAAGAGCAGAAGGAAGTAGAGCTGTTGACGTTGCTTCTGTCGGATGATGCGACTATTCCTGTCTTCAAAATTTTTTCTAGTCCAGAAACAGCACTTCTCACATCCATGACGTCATTGCAACGGCAAACAATGATTCTGTCGGATCGCTTGAGAATTTCCTTATTAGTACAAACGTGAAGTCGCACTCATTCAGCAGAAACTGTATGCATTGCACGTTGGAAACTGTGGTGAAAACTAGGGCATGGTTGAGAAAATTTTCGGGTAAACTAGCTTCCTTTAGCATTTCGAGGTACTCGAGAAAGACGAGCTCCAGCCAGTGAAGTCTGGGATCTTCTGCGTCTGAAAACTGCCTGGTGTCCGGGTTGTTCTGGTGAATATGCTGCTCACAGTTGCTCACATCCATTAGAACGAACCACCTGTgcatgttcgtcataaactccaCTGTAGGTGCAACATTTGCAAACTTGGCATCGCATGTGTGCCCTGCTTGGTCGTTCAAGAAGCTCAGAGCAGCTATTACAGGTGGTGAAAAAATTTGTATTGCTGTTCTCACGCCCATCTGCGCCACTGCGCGGGTGCTCGCCATGCCGGCAAGGCGCACGATAGTGTCGGAacacagcgccgcgccgcggcggtggcgcgCGTAAAGGGGAGAGGGTCGCGCGGAGGAATCGGCGCTGACGCGCCAGGCATCTCAAAGTATAGGAGGCGTTGgcacctaggaaaaaaacggtgcacttcttcgtcacaatatttattccccttaaagaacaagtgaaatacaatcttatgagtctattatttccctttcttgtcgaagcacttttgaagaaaaaaatcacaaactttgcaaatcgcacaaaatacctccatttcaggaatttattgctgcaagcaagttaaagtgaggataatgaaaatcggtacatattaactttgatactttcgctctcttttaaaataatttacgtggttttatcgtgctccgttttactccatAATTGGggtgaaacgtaagtgatttaccaaaaacgccgtactttgaaaatgattttctcaaaaaggccatttttaattttttttaaaaatccctctgattgaagtcaaggacgtcatctaccattgtgcagaaaaaaacgttgcattattttggttgctaacaagttatagtgcgtcaaatgtgaccatgccagcctagcggccgcgtcgttcgttatgggctgaaacttggatataagttgctaaaaatacttgtacgtgacataatcacaaatcagcagctccacaccaacaaatgcgcagcccagtgtcatggttaagcaagctttgtctccGGATCAgctgcttgacaaacccgcagcagcggccgcttgatgctgcgggcactcacattacatgagtaccgcttcgactgcggatgagctccgcttgcgcgtcaAACTACGcccagaggacaaacgagagaagggatgcatcactgtgaaagttaaaggccgttaagtgccaacaaatctcataatatgcaacgaaaactgccggcgatttcccagtgagcgcctccagtagtgcgctcatgtgttgctttctctcttcggatggcctaaatataattaggttcattctatgagcaacatatggcacaaaagaaagctaTTGACATCTAaggaaagctgtcatacgtgcttccgatggtcgagcaactcaaactgcagttgttcatctcgtgccagaacacttgtgtcagccggctgtgaaaagaagtgtgtccaagtccattacttcattaaagaaccgcttttacaatactgtattgttgggcgtcctcagatagaatattcaatgcaagtcgagcgtttatcacgatattatgcggcttcgggcataacagcagggaaaaaaaatacatccgtgctgtattgaaggcgctcttgggaaatcgccggcagagttttcgttgcatattgtgacatttgttggcacttaacggcctttaactttcacagtgatgcattccttctctcgtttgttctctgagcgtagtttggcgcgcaagcggagctcatccacagtcgaagcggtactcatgtaatgtgagtgcccgcagcatcgagcggccgctgctgcgggtttgtcaagcggctgatcccaagacaaagcttgcttaaccatgacaccgggctgcgcatttgttggtgtggagctgctgatttgtgattatgtcacgtacaagtatttttagcaacttatatccgagtttcagcccataacgaacggcgcggccgctaggctggcatggtcacatttgacgcactataacttgttagcaaccaaaataatacaacgtttttttctgcacaatggtagatgacgtccttgacttcaatcagagggatttaaaaaaaaaattaaaaatggcctttttgagaaaatcattttcaaagttcggcgtttttggtaaatcacttacgtttcagcccaattatcgagtaaagcggagcgcgataaaaccacgcaaattattttaaaagagagcgaaagtatcaaagttaatatgtaccgattttcattatcctcactttaacttgcttgcagcaataaattcctgaaatacaggtattttgtgcgatttgccaagtttgtgatttttttcttcagaagtgcttcgacaagcaagggaaataatagactcataagattgtatttcacttgttctttaaggggaataaatattgtgacgaagaagtgcacagttttttccctaggtgcactcaaaattcagaaatcgcgaaattagcggcaaagcgttttttgcggccgaaagttgtatattttttttcaggcgaacaaaatttttttccgcaaaactaactgcgaaaccattgttctgggtgtaatgcctagacctacagtaaatttcatcacaatcgggaatggtgaccgggacctcgtgttcgatcttatctggacacaccccttTCAAACGGTATATGAACCGCTGCGATCGGACAGGTATGGCGGCCGTCGCCTATCACGGAAAAggcgctttttttttactgaaaccTCGGCTCGCATTTAGCTGACACTGGAGCTGAAAATCGATAGTACGGCTAAAATACTGATTTAAACTGCACGAAACTTGGCGAAATGTTAAAATGACAAATGAAAATTCCAAAAGTGCCATTTTCAAAAactcaattttttttcgcaattttttGGTCTTTAACACTCGTGTCCCCTCTTAAAAGAACACCCAGTCGCAATTTTCGGAGCcttcactacggtgtgcctcataatcataacttggttgtggcatgtaaaaccccagatatactATTATCGGTATtatgcctccatcaaaatgtggctgccacAGCTGTGATTTGATCCCACCATCTCGTGCTCAGTGGCAGAACACCTTAGCTGTCCAAGCCAATGCACCGTGTGGGAATATGTTGTGTAGAGATCTTGGCTTTCTGCATGTATGAGTGACAGCCAGCTTGCATTTTGTTGTGTTTAGTTACTTTCAACAATTTTTACTTTCTCTGACCGCTTTCCTGTGAATGGCATGCATGTAGCTGGAAAATagcattttatgttttttttttcttttttccccctcgTGTTTGTTAAAGGTAACCTTATTTGAACAGGTCACTTCCAAAGCATGACGAGATTGAATCTTTAGATGGACACGACCCAACTGACACTCCCTAAaggcatgcgtgtcatgtactgtgtcgatatatttatttatttatttatttatttattatttatttatttatttattaaatactGCAGACCAAGAATTGGTCCAAGCAAGACAGGTACAAGAGGCAGGTTATAAGTACAAGGCAGGTTATATATCACAGGTTCTTTTTACGTTTGTGTCGTCTGCTGTACATGCCGATacataccgtaaaaacccgcgtatagcccggggtttttttctagattttagggtgcgaaatttcggccccgtactatatgcgggtcccaagaattttcggcccaaattcagtttcggtttcggcatagcgcggtgctatcatcatcatcagctgtctgcgcgcttctgcgctaggtagtgttagcggcgttagtcttaactggtcagttggtcagtggcctttgcttcaacttggtgcccataacgacggcctcgattttgctcctgtgattttacgccatgtcaggaccgcgcaggcagtactctgctgcttttaaaagaaaagttatcgctgctgccgaaaccatcggcaactgtgccgcggagcggcagttcggagtcaacgagcggagcattcgcggttggcggaagcagaaggaagccctctttgcatgcagcggccagcgaaaaagtttccgcggaccaaaaaatggagcatttcctgacgtggaacgagaactcacagactttgtgcgggagcagcgagctgcacatctcgctgtcaacatcgagctgctacaagcgaaggcaagggagatcgctcgagacaaaggcattcagccggaggatttcaaagcgagcaagcattgggtgtctcgcttcatgcgccgcgctgggttctccctacgtcggcgtacgtcgatctcccagaagctaccagagagctacgaagagcacctcgtggcttttcaaaggtacataattgcgttgcgaaaggcagtcccctttcagctgggccagatcggcaacgcggatcagacgccggtctacctggatatgccctcggcgctgacggtgcatcaaaaaggctccaggcaagttatcgtgcggtcgactggaaacgaaaaaacgcgggtgactgtaatgttatcctgcacggctgacggtcgcaagctgccaccctacgtggtgttcaaacgaaagacgctgccgaagggggagaagttcccgaaaaatgtcgtcgtccgctgccaggacaaggggtggatggacgaatcgttagtccttgactggataaagtccgtgtggtgtcgacggcccggagcactgctggggctcccttcgatgcttgtgctcgacgcgtttcggtgtcacctggccgactccgtaaagcgactgctgcgcgactcccgcaccgagctcgtcgtcatcccgggagggatgacatcacagctgcagccgcttgatgtgtgccttaataagccatttaaggaccatgtcaagcgcctgtacgtggagtggatgaggtccggagaaccagaagtgacccctgccggacggctgaaacgggcctcgccagcgatgctctgctcgtggatagtcgaggcttgggcctgcattccagaggcgctcgtttgccgcgccttcaaaaagtgctccatctccaacgcgcttgatggcactgaggatgatgtgctgtgggagaacatttccgacaagggagcttcggaagagagtgcgtccgacgacgacgatgaatgaaatgtcaataaatgcattttttccattttcctcggactatattcgggtgaaaactttttttctcacgtttgctatccccgaattacaccccggactatatgcgggtccgagctatgtgcgggtttttacggtatttTTAGATTTcaattttagtttatatgtatgactttttgttttctttttgtgctacACACTGTCTCCTCCATATTGCTTTCACTTTTTGCGACATGAAGAGACATGCAGTTGTCATATCTATGCTGTCTTCAAGTTTCATGTATAATGCTGTCTTCCTTTAGCAATTTTTTTCTTGCAGACAGCTCATTCTTGTTTTTGTTTCGAGTTTTGTCTTGACAGGCTTACTGAAGCTGAGAAGGAAAGAAGCGCCTGGTCTGTGGCCCCACCTTTTATTTGTGCTGCCATGACTGAACATCAGTTACCAGAGTGCCTACTGTGTATCTATTGAGAGCACCTCAACCCACTGAGAGCCTGTTTTATCAGGTCTGTCAGTGTGAAACAACTAAATTTATTTGATTTGCTGATAGATTGCAGCACCTTAGGTGCCAAACGAAAGTACAAAGGCATCTGTGCAAACTTGCGTCTGGTAAACCACGGCAGTGTTTCGTATCAGCAGTTGTTTCAGACCGTACTATGCCAAGCAAGTTTAGGACAGCAAATGTTGTGGTTAGTGTAATTAAAGGTTGGGTTAAGTAAGATACTTTGTAAAGGTAAACTTGTGGAAATTAGCTAATGTGAATGTGCTGATTTGACTTGTGATAGATAGAAGGAAAGCCTTCATATGGCACATATGTCTTGCTCTATTTTTTCAATCAGTTCTTGCCTCAGTGAGCAAGATGTGCAATGTACGTATTCTTTTGAACAGCTTTGGTTTTAAATAAAGAGGTTTGTTTGCAATACACTTGGTTTAGAGTTTCTCTAGCACAAGCGGATGTTTAAGTATTGTGTTGTTGTATATCAAATTTCATTTAATCAAATTGCTGCAATTTCAGCAGTTCAGTATGCAGTGACAATTTCAGCATGCATAAGTTTTTCTTTGCTTTCGGGTGCTAATTTAATTGACTGCTTCTAGTCAGAAACACACTTCGTCACAAAAATTTGTGTGTAGTTTAGTCTAATTTGAGCAATTTCAGTTGATACTACCAATTTCAGAGCGTAATAAAGTCTAACGAAGACTAAGActgcttttagaaaacaccctgaATAAAAGAGaaccaggggtgtgcgaatattcgaaatttcgaatatttttggaatagtgcttgctattcgattcgattcatactggaattttactatttgaacttcccaaaaacaaatccagtcaacgtccgattgaaagtgaccccttcagattttcaatatgcttcacctcactacagtctcgtattgcggcaaagctgcctttcaagctccgttacggtcgaactttgccaagagacagtcaacgtccgattagaagtggtccctagattttcaatatgcttcacctcatcacaccccggtattgcggcaaagctgcctttcaagcttcgttacggtcgaactttgccaaaacagtcaacatccgattggaagtggtccctagattttcaatatgcttcacctcatcacaccccggtgttgcggcaaagctgctttcaagctctgctacggtcgcaaatgtactaactcaagaaaacgctggttccaacatggagatgaaagatgtggcagaggtgggagctcaattaatgctgttttggacctgaaatttgggcaggaagcccgaaaaattggaagccgaagctttttagcatccaaaatttcagatgtccttatatatcgacgtctacgaggcagatttggaactccggacttgaagggagcacacccttgtccgccacatcagttgggcttccacagaagttgaaagaggagaagaggctgaggaaatggcatctttgcctaacacgtgtgaagtgttgtcggcaacactttggttgcaccaaatcatgtacataaatagaattcagcctctacattgcctcattattgataagacaactatgaaacaccaccccaccagtgcttcatcaacctagcgaaaagaaacactttcatgttgctatctcataagaatatgcttaggaatcctctctaacattttttttctgcaatttcgctacgaagtattcgaaaaatatttagaaatattcaagaaatattcgaaaaatattctattctcactcacacttcaatatttgaattcgcttcgcacccaaaatattgctattcgcacagctctaaagaGAACCCTTGATCTCCCTGTCATGTCCACAGTGTGTCCTTCGGGACTTGCTATGGATGACCTTGGGATCAGGAAAATAAAAATGACCTGTGAGGGATGTCCGCTGGAGTTGCTTTGGAAATGCAGTGGATATCCGAAATCCCGTCGGGGGGCTATCGTAGCTCGGCACTTTTGTCACTGGGTAGTTATACTGGCGGAGAGCAGGAATATCATTGACCGAATCATTGGTGCAAACAGTATTCTCAGAAAGTGCATATGTTGGgggaaaaatcttttttttttttttctttcgctctggatATTGCATGCGTAAACAGCTTCATTCTCTTTCCTGAACACCGAACAACCCAATGGTCCCGGAGCTTTCCAGAAGCGCCTATTTTCACCAATTGGCTTTAATAGAAAAGGTAATTGAACACCTTCCTGCACCCCCTCTCGACCAAAAGACGACGACAAACAAACAcctaaagtttattcattcattctgtACCACCTGAAAATATTATATCAGTATTCTGCCTTAAAGTGACTGTCGAGTGGCACAGCCGTCAAGGCTACTAGACTGATgaactaaagtttattcattcattctgtACCACCTGAAAATTTTATCAGTATTCTGCCTTCAAGTGACTGTCGAGTGGCACAGCAGTCAAGGCTACTAGACTGATGAGCTCTGGAAACTGCAATACATGGGGCACTGTATTGATATACATATTGAAATGATAGTTAAAGGAACCAGGAACAATTTCTATACTTCAGAATTCAGAAAATAATTTTCTggctaatttttctttttttttgctgaattgCCTAAGAGCTTTTAATTAGCTAACCCTCACAGCATTTCCTATACATATGTGAAGAGCCATGATTTCACGAGCGTGACGCTAGCACAGACGAGGATTCATTCATCCAAATGAGGCACTTTTATTTCCAGCATTTCGTCTGCATGAGCTCAAAGGCACAGAAAAGTTCTCTTGAGACAAGCATGCCTGTCCAGTGGGGTACACCTAAAAACAATTGTGTTCGGCCTTTTGCAACGATGCGCTTGGCAGAAACTGCTGGGGATTAAGGCTTCGGCTTGCATGCTTGTCTTGTAGGTAGAGTTTACCAACCATCGACTTGAAAATTTTGATCATAAGCTCCGCGAGGTAGCGCTGTCCGACGAGAGTTCATTTGACCCCGCGCTCATGCAGAACTTTGTTGGCCTCCTCTTTGGCTACGTTTTCCTTTTGCAACGATGTGCTTAGCAGAAACTGCTGGGGATTAAGGCTTCGGCTTGCATGCTTGTCTTGTAGGTTGATGTTACGGCATTGGTATTCCAAGAAACTGGAAGAGTTTACCAACTAACCACTTGAAAACTTTCATCATAAGCTCCGTGAGGTAACGCTGTCCGACAAGAGTTAATTTGACGCCGCACTCGTGCAGAACTTTTTTGGCCTCCTCTTTCGCTACGTTTTCTGCAGTTTTTTCGCCGGTCTGTGCTACCTGCAGCTGTGCTTCATTTGCAGCGGCTAGAGCTGGCGGCTCAagtgctgccgctgctgccgcagCATTGGCAGCTGCTCCAAGTGGTTGCAGGTTGAGATTGGCCACTGCAGCattagctgctgctgctgcaattgCTGCTTGATCCTCTTGATGTGGGGCTACTGCTTCAGCAGCAGCATGAGCCACTGCATTGGCAATCTGGTCTATCACAACGTTCACTACAGCATTGGCAATAACAGGGGCTATTGCCTCTGCAATAGCTACCGCTGCATGCTCTGTCGCTTCCATCGCTGCCAGAGACGCTGCTTGGATGGCTGCTTTTGCAGAGGCCTCTGCAACTTTTTGTCCGAGCTGGGTCAAAACCTTGTCGTCGTCCTCTTCGAGGAACAGGTTCAGCGTGATACTTGTGCTTGTCGACGTGTCCTCTTCATCTGTAAAACAGAGTAAACATTTTTATATAATATGGCTCGCAAGATGCAGCGCCGCCTTGCGGCAGACTAGTGTATCTGTCCATGGCTCATTCAGCATGGAATAAAGATAATTTCAGTTAAGGTAATTAAATATATTTAGTTATAAACCTGGCATTAGGACTGACACTTTTATGTTTACATGCAtagaaatacccaataaagtggatgggaggatgactgccgctgtagctcaaatgagcaacagatgtgtcatcCAAAAATTGTAGATTCAGTCCTTACCAgaagcaagttgtcttttcgtccactttactttcttcacatttatatcttactttctacaaataacatcccctctactttccttggcattgtctgttagtcctcattaatattgtgtctaaaaagaaaaacgagcccttgaaaattatctcctttccttcattcatagcgagggtctcgttctggcagccttgatgccttcaggtagtatgcgagggattattggtcagctgccagctcgtaaaaagcgACTAGAAAGAAGCACTCCATAATCATATACGCCTGTTTCCCAGAGTGATAAAGCAATTAAGTGTGTCTGCTATTGCAGCAAATATTTCCAAAAGCTTGGCTACAGCGAAGCGGAAACCATGCACAAGATTCAACAGGCCTTCAGTGACAATGCCATGCGCCCCTCGAGAAAAGGAAGTGGTGCAACCACTTCACCACTGCACATCAGGAGGCAGCGAATAGTGTTCATGCAGGCTGTCATTGAGCGGGAAATAAAAACGTTTATGAGCAAGCTCGGACTTTGGACATGGAGAACCATTGCAAACAAGATGAGGCAAACAATCAGTGCATTCAGTTTTGAAGAGTGCACTTTGCTGCTAGTGTCATTCACACAATGGTCACAGGGGAacgcttatggtgcattcagacgacggaccgcaTCCAGATTTTTTGGGCGCGGATGGCTAATCTGTGGATCATTCGCCAGCAGGCACATCCACATGACGGGCGGTGTCCTAGCACTAGCGAGCCGGATTACTTTCGACTGCAGCCTCTGCACTGGCCTGTGCCTGCTGCGCTGCTGccagcagaccggtttgagagtattcaaAAGCATGGAGGCCGACAGAACATGAAGCTCGCCGAGCTTTGTCGAGCATCAAGCATTGTGGAGGACtgtaatttgtttcggtgaaaACCGTATTCTTGGTGGAATGGCTGGATGGGAAGAAAACCTGCTTTACAGAGAGTTGCTGAAGACTGACCTCACTGCTGTCCCGCGTGGGGCACCGTATGCGAAGGAAGAATACAGTGATGTGCCGATATATCggcagtttttttcttttgcagataACAGGTACCGACAGGGCACATTGCACTGCTGCGTATTACATTTCCTTCTCTTGGTTCGCACCTTGACCTTAAAATTGGTGTTAAAACACGGGCCGTGTTCAGAGACAACCGCGTTCGGCAACAACGCCACTTTGCCTGCCGCAGAATCCTGCATGTGCAATGGTTAAAAGGAAAACTTTCTCCATGATAAAAGGAACAATTTACCCGCTACTCTCCAGCCTGCCAATCAGCGTGCATTAAAAGCGATAGATATCTCAAAAGTGACAGTCTTTGAACGTGaccccagaaataaactgaactaaacgccagcagagctgaaatcaactgcgaggaCAGCCGTACTAGAGTGTAGCCGTACAGCTCGAGCAGAAAAAatgtactggttgccagcctgtttTGTCCGCTAAAGCTGCTGCgttccgccgccagaatcccgatgtgaaaaacaggttgggGTCATCCGTCCGTGAGCCACACGGACGAGGGGAATCACTGATCTGAGGTTGCATGACACACCGTCCGCCCCTCCAAAGCCGGTCATGGTCTGAATGCGCTATTAGTGACACTCGCCACAAAGTGCACTCGCgtgcgagtgcgttcgccaaactctcTTCGCTGCGACCGAGTGTCTAACCTCGGTAGCAATTTTTTAAACTATTGTTTTTGTTTTGgggaatattcttatgcattaaacAGGGgtacaacagctgcgccaatctgatacaattccttatttttgcaccaagctgagccaaaaccatgGAATTTGttatttgttgaaattgcgccatgcTGCGCCAACATACCCGACCAGCTTCAAGatttttctcagttgcgcaaattttagcgagaatCTAGGCCTCGTTGGTCATTTGCAGTGTGGtcatcatcatccaatacagacgcgcagaccctaacgcTAATGCcccagcgaaagaaaagaaaaaaagtcacagcttcaccgcaaggacgaagcaatgaatgtgatagccacAATggcaatgttatacgaagtgaggctggcagcaactctcttgtatccgatctcgcgtaactctacaaaatgttggtgtaagagaatacggccactccagggaaagatgctctttctgcacagtgtcttcgcctTAAGACTGCGGCACgtagaagagtatacgagccgcctgCTTATGGCTGCTGAGATAGCACGCGCACCAGCTATTGCGACTGCACCCTTAGAATccaagttcaaagttgctgctcgagcgacaccccctcgcgtcttttcatgctcgttcaagactgGCGGGGTGTTGCCCCTCTGCCTCGACGGCTGGCCTCCCGTGCGGATGTGGTGTTATCACATGCGCCTTCAGagtgacggagatgggccggctcgtttgatccctGCTTCAGCCACGCTTGTCGCCCGCATTCACGCGCTTTTATCCGCAGTAGAACATGTTATGCTctggggggatgttatcaatttagacGTTATACGGGacgtgacggcaaaaacccgttgtgagtgtccatataattgctatcgcaataaaaaagtgtggtggttctcaaatttc harbors:
- the LOC119391150 gene encoding antifreeze protein Maxi-like gives rise to the protein MTGFGGADDEEDTSTSTSITLNLFLEEDDDKVLTQLGQKVAEASAKAAIQAASLAAMEATEHAAVAIAEAIAPVIANAVVNVVIDQIANAVAHAAAEAVAPHQEDQAAIAAAAANAAVANLNLQPLGAAANAAAAAAALEPPALAAANEAQLQFPELISLVALTAVPLDSHLKAEY